From Lagenorhynchus albirostris chromosome 10, mLagAlb1.1, whole genome shotgun sequence, the proteins below share one genomic window:
- the LOC132527981 gene encoding cytochrome c oxidase subunit 5B, mitochondrial, translating into MASRLLRGAGALAAQALRARGPSGVSVVRSMASGGGVPTDDEQATGLEREVMLAARKGLDPYNMLAPKAASGTKEDPNLVPSVTNKQIVGCICEEDNSAVIWFWLHKGEAQRCPSCGTHYKLVPHHLAH; encoded by the coding sequence ATGGCTTCAAGGTTACTCCGCGGAGCTGGAGCGCTGGCCGCGCAGGCCCTGAGGGCCCGCGGTCCCAGTGGAGTCTCCGTGGTGCGCTCTATGGCGTCTGGAGGTGGTGTTCCTACTGATGATGAGCAGGCCACTGGGCTGGAGAGGGAGGTCATGCTGGCTGCACGCAAGGGACTGGACCCGTACAATATGCTCGCCCCAAAGGCAGCCTCAGGTACCAAGGAAGACCCTAATTTAGTCCCCTCCGTCACCAATAAGCAGATAGTGGGCTGCATTTGTGAAGAAGACAACAGTGCTGTCATCTGGTTCTGGCTGCATAAGGGTGAGGCCCAGCGATGCCCTAGCTGTGGAACCCATTACAAGCTGGTGCCCCACCATCTGGCCCACTGA